The genome window GTTGCGGGAGTACGTCGCTCAGTGTAATGGCGTAGTTGTTTATAAAGAGAAGAGCGGTGTTGCTGTCGGCTGTTTATAAGTGACCGTCGCTACTGCGGTGAGGATCTCCAAAGCCCCAGTCGCGACGGCTCGCGCGCCTTGCTGTCGTTCGAAAGGCGCGTCGCGCCTTTCGTGATGACGAGACGCCGCCGGCGTCTCGAACCACGCTCCTCAGTCGCTCGTTTCACTCGCTCCTTGCGGTGCTTACTGCGGCGTGCTTCGCCCTCGCGACTGCCCCTTTGAGTCCCACCCCGCACCGCCCCGCACCTCACGCCTCCCCAGCCTCGTCGACCGCCCTCCGCTTCGCTCCGGCCGGTCGACTCCCTCGCGGGCGGTTCGCGGTCGCCACAGGCGACCGCTCACCGGCGCGCCACCGCGATAACTGATCGCTCACTGCTACCTCTGTATTGACCGCGAACCCGAGGAAGTTGTCTCAAAACGTAGTAATCGGGACCACTTGTCTCGGTCTAATCATTTCACTGTGAAAATCTAGCAGTACTCTTTGACGACGAGCACACTAGCAACGCCGATGAGTCCCCCAACGAATAGTCGCATTGCGTGAGGCAGACTATTCTGTATATGACCAAACAACGACCGTTCTACTCCACTACCAGACACAAAGAGATTAGTCACCACTACTCCAAGAACTGCGTTTCCGATGGTAAAGACGATCCCTCCGATGAAAAACCCCATGACGACGCTTCCCGGTGTGTACTCTCTCGTCGTCAGATAATACGCGATTACTGCACAAGCAAGGGGAATCCCGACGGAAAAGACGAACCCTCCGACGGTCATTATCGGTTGTGACCATGTCTCTATGTAGGCGGTGCTTGCCGTTGGAGACATCAATTCTTGCGGAACAACAAAAAGCAAGATAGTGGTAAGCAGAAGAAACAGCGCGCCGAATACTCCGATGCCGGCACCAATTTTGACGGGTTTCTGGTGATACATATTTGGGAGTCGGTGCTATTGCGTATTGAACTAACGGCCTAGGTATCTATTGTGATACTATGCGAATCTCTAGTACCAGTCTCTAGATCGACTGTATTGAGCGCGATTGGGTCGGAATATCTCACTCGTGACGGATCGCAACTGATCCGGGGCGTCAGTCGTCGCCCAGCGGGTCGACGCCGGGGTCGGGGTCCTCGATGTAGCGCTCGGTCCACGTGCCGCGCGAGAACCACGCCACGCCGACGACGGCACCGAGGACGTTCCCGAGCGCCATGCCGACCCAGACGCCGGTCTCGCCCCAGCCGGCGACGAACACGAGGTACCCCACGCTCGCGACTCGGCCCACCCAGAGGGTGAGAATCGAGATGACCATCGCGGTCTTCGTGTTGCCGGCGCCGCGGAACGCGCCCAAGATCACCTGCGAGACGCCGATGAAGGCGAACTCCACCGACCGGATCCGGACGTACTCGACCGCGTAGGAGATGGTCTCGGGCGCGTCCGGCACGTCGCCGAGGAACGCGCCCACGATCGGCTCGGTGAACGCGACGGCGACGACCGCGACGAGGAACATCACGCCAGCGCCGGTCGTGGCGGCGAACTTCACCGCCTTGGCGGCGCGGTCGGCGCGGTCGGCGCCGAGGTTCTGCCCGACCATCGTGTCGATGGCGCGGCCGAGCCCCATCGCGGGGAGGAAGACGAGCGAGATGAGGCGGTTGCCGAGCCCGTAGGCGGCGACGACGGGCGGCGAGAAGGTGACGATCATCGCGGTGAGTGTGATCATCGCGAGCGCGCTCGTCGTCTGCTCGACGCTGGAGGGGAGCCCGAGCCGGAAGATGTCCCGGATGAAGTCGAGGTCGGGCGCGAGGTGGCCGAGCGTCACGTCGGGGCCGTAGCCCGTCCCGAACAGGATCCAGAGCCCGATGGCGGTCGCGACGCCGCGCGAGAGGATCGTCGCGAGCGCGGCGCCCTGAATGCCGATCCCGGTGACCCCCGTCGCCGAGAGCAGGGTCGCCTCAAGCGCGACCGGGTCGAGCGCGGCGAGGCCGGGCACCGCGGCGAGCCACTCGAACAGGGGGTTGCCGTCGAACCCGAAGATGAAGAACGGGTCGAGCAGGACGTTCAGGAGGACGGAGACGAACATGACCGCCATCGGCGTCCGCGTGTCGCCGTAGCCGCGCATCAGCGCCGAGAAGACGAAGAAGCCGAACATCAGGGGGATCCCGGCGAAGATCACCTCCATGTAGTCGGCCGCGAGCGGGATCACCGTCGCCGCGGTCTCGGCGTCGCTCGGCAGGACCTCGAGGGCGGGTCGAGTGTAGAAGTACCCGCCGATCCCGATGAACACGGACAGCACCGAGACGGTGAAGATCGTCTGTCCCGCAACGAGCCCCGCGGACCCGTCGCCGTCGGCGCCGGTGTACTGCGCGACGAGGATCGCGCCCGCGGTCGTGAAGCCGCCGGCGACCGCGATCAGCAGGAAGATGAGGGGGAACGCGAGGCTGATCGCGCCGACGGCCTCCGCCGAGAGCCGGCCGAGGTAGAGGGTGTCGACGATGTTGTACGTCACCTGTAACAGCTGGATGACGACGATCGGCCACGCTAAGCGGAACAGCGGTCGGAGGAGGCTCCCCTCGGTGATCGACTCGTCGTCGAGCGGGCCGTCGTCGTCGCCGGGCGCGTCGCTGCGCTCGTCGGCCTCGCGGCGGTCGGCGGCGTCAGCGGACGTGTCGTCTGGCCCGTCGGAGGAGTCCGACGGATCGGAGGGGTCGGCAGCGGGCTCGTCGCTCACTGCCGTACAAACGCCGGGGGCGCTCTATCAGGCTTCCGATCCGATCACCGCCCCGCCCCGCCGCCGCCTCGGTCGTCCCGGTCGTGCCGGGCGCCGCCGTCGTTCGACGGGGCGGAAGCGTCGGTTCCGGGCCGGTCCGAGTCCGCGGCGTCGTCGCTGAGGTCCGGGGTGGCGGCCGCGGACGCGTCGGGATCGACGCCCTTCGACGTCCCGGATCCGGCCTCGACGCGGGCGACGCCGGAGGTGTCGTCGAAGACGAGGTGCCGGTGCGGGTACGCCATCGTGACGTTCGCCTCCGGATCCCCGAGCCGCTGGCGTATCTTCGTGTTCACGTCCGACTGGACCTTCGCCAGCTTGTACGGCTTTTTCACCCAGTAGCGGAGCCGCAGGAGGATCCCGTTGTCGCCGAACTCGTGGAGCCGGCAGTCGGGCCCCGCCATGTACCGCGCCACGCCGATTCGGATGTCGGGCCCGCCGTCGATGACGGCCTCGCAGTCGCGCGCGGCGCGCTCGATACGGCGGCGCGCCTCCGGGATATCGCTCTCGTAAGTGACGAGGACGTCGATCGAGCGCCGGGTCCGCTCGTCCTCGGCCGAGAGGTTCGTCACGTCGCGCTCGCGCATCGTCCCGTTCGGGACGACGAGGAAGGTGTTATCGAGGGTGAATATCTTCGTGTACCGGATCGTGATGTCCTCGACGAACCCCGCCGTCCCGTCCTCCAACTCGATCATGTCGCCGATCTCGAACGGCTGGTCGGCGAGGACGAACACGCCGTTGATGAAGTTGCCCACAAGCGGCGCGAGGACGATACCGATGACGGCCGAGAACACCGCGGTCCCGAGGAGGAGCTCCTCGAACTGGAAGCCGGCCGCGCTGAGACCAACGAGGAGCGCGGCGCCGATCGTCCCCGCCCGGACGCCCCGGACGATCGTCTGGGCGACGCTCTGGCGCGACACGCGGCGCGCCACGGGCCGACCGATCAGTCGGACGAGGAAGTTGGCGACGAGGACGCCCACCGCGACGGCCGCGACGACGGTCAACAGGCCCGCTCCCGGCAGGCCCGCGAGCTGAGAGCCGAGGCCGGCGAGCCGCGAGACGACCCCATCGATCGGCGTCCCCTCCGGGAAGACCATGGGAACCCGCCGTCGGCCATCCGAAAAAGGGTTTCTCCCCGCGCCGGCCGGGGCCGCGGGGACGCGGGCGCGGCGGCCGACGGCGCTCCGGACGCGCCCGCCGGGGACAACCACTATGACGCGGCTGAGCGAACGGGAGGCATGTCGCGACCCCCCGCGGATCCCACGGCACCGAGATTCGACGTCGAGCACGAGACGAGGCCGGGAGAGACGCTGATCGTCGGGTTCTCGTCGTTCGGGCTCGCCGGCCTGACGGCCGTCGACTACCTGGTGGACGACCTCGGCCTCGACGAGACGGGCCACGTCCGGATCGAGGGCACCCCCTCCATCA of Halorubrum trapanicum contains these proteins:
- a CDS encoding mechanosensitive ion channel family protein, whose amino-acid sequence is MVFPEGTPIDGVVSRLAGLGSQLAGLPGAGLLTVVAAVAVGVLVANFLVRLIGRPVARRVSRQSVAQTIVRGVRAGTIGAALLVGLSAAGFQFEELLLGTAVFSAVIGIVLAPLVGNFINGVFVLADQPFEIGDMIELEDGTAGFVEDITIRYTKIFTLDNTFLVVPNGTMRERDVTNLSAEDERTRRSIDVLVTYESDIPEARRRIERAARDCEAVIDGGPDIRIGVARYMAGPDCRLHEFGDNGILLRLRYWVKKPYKLAKVQSDVNTKIRQRLGDPEANVTMAYPHRHLVFDDTSGVARVEAGSGTSKGVDPDASAAATPDLSDDAADSDRPGTDASAPSNDGGARHDRDDRGGGGAGR
- a CDS encoding MATE family efflux transporter, with amino-acid sequence MSDEPAADPSDPSDSSDGPDDTSADAADRREADERSDAPGDDDGPLDDESITEGSLLRPLFRLAWPIVVIQLLQVTYNIVDTLYLGRLSAEAVGAISLAFPLIFLLIAVAGGFTTAGAILVAQYTGADGDGSAGLVAGQTIFTVSVLSVFIGIGGYFYTRPALEVLPSDAETAATVIPLAADYMEVIFAGIPLMFGFFVFSALMRGYGDTRTPMAVMFVSVLLNVLLDPFFIFGFDGNPLFEWLAAVPGLAALDPVALEATLLSATGVTGIGIQGAALATILSRGVATAIGLWILFGTGYGPDVTLGHLAPDLDFIRDIFRLGLPSSVEQTTSALAMITLTAMIVTFSPPVVAAYGLGNRLISLVFLPAMGLGRAIDTMVGQNLGADRADRAAKAVKFAATTGAGVMFLVAVVAVAFTEPIVGAFLGDVPDAPETISYAVEYVRIRSVEFAFIGVSQVILGAFRGAGNTKTAMVISILTLWVGRVASVGYLVFVAGWGETGVWVGMALGNVLGAVVGVAWFSRGTWTERYIEDPDPGVDPLGDD